In the genome of Natronolimnobius sp. AArcel1, the window CGTAGCGGCGGATAAAGCTTTCCACAACTGGATCACGAAATACGAGTTCTACGCCCTCGGTGCCGATCCGCTCATCTTACAGCGTGGATCGAGACCGCTTACGGTCGGTCACAACGCGCTAATCCGGACAAAAGGTTACTCTAAGCGCTGGATGGCCGAAACTTCCTACTCGACAACGAAGCGCTCGCTCGGCGACGCCGTGCGAGCGCTGGGCTGGTATCGACAGTTCCGTGAGATCGTCCTCATGTTCGCTATCTCCAACATAAAACCGCTCCAACTGTGACTCAGCATCAATTCACGACGGCAGTTAACGCCGTTCTCATTATTACCCCTCTGGACCACTGTGTTCAAAACGCGATCTATGCAATTCTGTGGTTTTCCTTTAAGTGGACCGTGAACAGTAGTGTTTATATGCTGGTGTCAAGCAGCGCTCGATGAAATCGAGCTACCAGACTAAGCGAGAAAGAACCGACCAGCCTACTGATTCTACGGATTACAAAGGTGGAGCAGGTGACCCGATCGGATTCACAGCAGACGGCCAGCCTGTAGTTGGAGAGCCAGGTGATGGACAACTAAGCACTCTTGATGTCAAAAAAGATGAAGGCCCAACGGGGCGGGTTATACCGTTTAATTCCGCGAATACTACCTTCAACGCCCAGGATGCGTGGTTCGGTGATCAAGAAAAATATGACCGCTTATGGAAATATCACCACAAGTGGGACAACGACGATTCTGCACGTAGAACACACCGAGACAAGGTACTTCTATCCAAATCTCTCGGAAACGCCCTCGGCCTTTCTAGCGCACAACGGGACCGAGTAGTCGGAATCGTTATCAATCTCAACGGCAGGCAATTCAACCAGTACGGTGGAATAACCGCCCTTGCACTGGGAGCAATCGCATACATCGGTGATCAGGATGCCCAATCAATGGACGAGCGAATTCTTGGAACAAAACAGTTCAACGCTCTGTGTGATCAACATGTAGTTGACGGATGGGCTGCTTGCAAGAAGGTCAAAGAAGTATACCGCAAAAAACGACTGGCTAGTCCTTCCGAAAATTCGATCTGAGTATACTACTTTATAGAGTTAAACCCTGTACTCTTTCGATCCTGGACTACCCACTGACACCCGATTAGAGCGCTAACAGAATCATCAACACCGCTATTAGGAGGTTCAAAAACCAGATGTGCTTTTTGAGTTCGTCAACGACAGGCCGTAGTCCTCTTTCATCAATCCACTCGTCGATCGAGTGCACCATCCATAGGATAACGAGAACACACAAAAACCAGTAGAGTTGCTGGACAGACTCATCACTCTCGGAGCGCCTTCTTCGACCACCCTTACTGAGGTTGCCGGTATAGCGCTCAAGTGTTGTTTGGCCCGCTTTCGGGCTCTTGTTATCTGTGCTGTCTTCCGGCTCGGATGGCACCGTCTGGGGTCCTGTGAATTTACGGCCCGAGCGTTCAGCTCAGGTGTCGTCACTGGGATCATTGCTTGACAAGTCGAATACGCCCTGCTCGCCGTGCTGCAAGCGATTCGGTGGCAATGTCTTAGCTACTTAACTACGACATTGTCGCCTACTTAGGGCGTATTTTGAATTTGAACCCGTCAGCCCCTTTTCTCCCCGGAAATTTGACGGAATTGGCTCAACCGGGAAGCCTCTCCCTGCCCAGGCTGAGAAATAGCGAATCACCTTTCGGTGAACCTGTGGCTCAATTCCAAGGAGCATGATCCTGTGGGTCGCATTAACATATGATGTCTTTCTATAAATTACTTTGTACGATTACGACGTAACCGTGCAGACTGAACGATTTGGCCTTTCTTTATATGTCCCTCTCCCATGCACGAGTGAATGCCTACGATTGCCTGTTACTGCCGGGTTTTCCACGGCAGATCAGAACCTCGACCGCCAGCTCCAATCGACGAGTGACTACGCTCGTGATGAGTTCGACGGGGAGCTCGGAGAGATCGAGACGTACCGCGACAAGAGCACCGGGACCGACACGTCCCGCAGCGGCTACCGGGAGATGATGGACGCCGTCGAGAACAGCGACGTCGAGGCGGTCGTCGTCGTAGTCACGGAAGATCTCCGCGCCACGCACACCAGCGAACGCGAGGACCGACACCAAAGTGCGGTCACGGAGCGCCCCTCGCGCGCTGGTGACCCCGCCCTCCTTGAGGGCGTCATCGACGCATCGGTCGGTGTACTCGAGAAGTGACTGCACGTCGTCTGGCTTCCACAGTTGGCGCGAGGGCTCGGTGGTGTCCTCTGGGAGTTCCTTCACCCGAGCAGCGGCGGCAGGGTTCTCGACGAGGAGACCTCCTCAACAGCCCACGTGAGGCACGCCCGGACGGTACCGTAGTACGTGATTGCGGTCGATGCTTCGATCTCTCCATCTCGACCGCCGCTGGGGAGGTCCTGGGCGTACGACCGCATCACATCGTCG includes:
- a CDS encoding recombinase family protein; its protein translation is MPVTAGFSTADQNLDRQLQSTSDYARDEFDGELGEIETYRDKSTGTDTSRSGYREMMDAVENSDVEAVVVVVTEDLRATHTSEREDRHQSAVTERPSRAGDPALLEGVIDASVGVLEK